A window of the Cellvibrio sp. pealriver genome harbors these coding sequences:
- the serA gene encoding phosphoglycerate dehydrogenase — MSKTSLDKSKIKFLLLEGVHQSAVDTLNAQGYTNIDYLKTALGEDELIERIQDAHFVGLRSRTQLTRRVFENAPKLIAAGCFCIGTNQVDLKAAQEHGVAVFNAPYSNTRSVAELVIAEAILLLRNIPQKNFVCHRGGWDKSAVGSYEIRGKTLGLIGYGSIGSQTSVLAESLGMKVRFVDVVTKLPLGNASQLRSLDELLATSDIISLHVPENASTQMMIGAREISLMKKGAILINASRGTVVDIDALANAIKSGHIAGAAIDVFPEEPKANGDEFISPLRGLDNVILTPHIGGSTMEAQENIGIEVAEKLIKYSDNGTTTSSVNFPEVALPGHPDAHRLLHVHANVPGVLSKINKIFSDNQINISSQYLQTNDKVGYVVVDINSPYDEIALEQLKNIEGTIRCRVLF; from the coding sequence ATGAGCAAGACCTCGTTAGATAAAAGCAAAATCAAGTTTCTGTTGCTGGAAGGAGTTCACCAGTCAGCAGTGGATACGTTGAATGCGCAGGGTTACACCAACATCGACTACCTGAAAACCGCGCTGGGTGAAGATGAGTTGATCGAGCGTATTCAGGATGCGCATTTTGTCGGCCTGCGTTCGCGCACCCAACTGACCCGTCGCGTATTTGAAAATGCACCCAAACTGATCGCCGCCGGTTGCTTTTGCATCGGCACCAATCAGGTCGATTTGAAAGCCGCGCAAGAACACGGTGTCGCAGTATTTAACGCGCCCTACTCCAATACCCGTTCGGTGGCTGAACTGGTGATCGCTGAAGCGATTTTGTTGCTGCGCAATATTCCGCAGAAAAACTTTGTGTGTCATCGCGGCGGCTGGGATAAATCTGCTGTTGGTTCTTACGAAATCCGTGGCAAGACTCTCGGCCTGATCGGTTACGGCTCTATTGGTAGCCAAACCAGTGTGCTCGCTGAATCGCTCGGTATGAAAGTGCGCTTTGTTGATGTAGTCACCAAGCTGCCGCTGGGTAACGCATCGCAATTACGCTCACTGGACGAATTGTTGGCGACCTCTGACATTATCAGCTTGCACGTGCCGGAAAACGCCTCTACCCAGATGATGATTGGCGCACGTGAAATTAGTTTGATGAAAAAAGGCGCGATCCTGATCAACGCTTCACGCGGTACTGTGGTGGATATTGATGCACTGGCCAACGCCATTAAATCCGGCCATATCGCCGGTGCGGCAATTGACGTATTCCCCGAAGAACCCAAGGCCAATGGCGATGAGTTCATCAGCCCGTTGCGCGGTTTGGACAATGTGATCCTGACCCCGCACATCGGCGGTTCCACCATGGAAGCGCAAGAAAACATTGGTATTGAAGTCGCGGAAAAACTGATCAAGTACTCCGACAACGGCACCACCACCAGCTCGGTCAACTTCCCGGAAGTAGCGCTGCCTGGCCATCCGGATGCGCACCGCTTGCTGCACGTGCACGCCAACGTTCCGGGCGTGCTGTCCAAAATCAACAAAATTTTCTCGGACAACCAGATCAATATCTCGTCCCAGTACCTGCAAACCAACGACAAGGTCGGCTATGTAGTAGTGGACATCAACTCGCCTT
- a CDS encoding MFS transporter, protein MSSPLLSPAVSNDAPSPTFFIALLAMGLGSFAIGVGEFISMGLLPEISASLAISIPQAGHSISAYALGVVVGAPVLAVLSTGRSRTRMLVVLMGLYAIANIASALAPNYEAMLLLRLLSGLPHGTFFGIASLVAASLAPAHMRTRAVAYVMLGLSIATLAGVPIATALGQWLGWRSAFVLVGLIALASAICIIKFVPYEAPQEGGRVSHELSMFTNRQVWITLGIGAIGFGGLFSIFSYVKPTLMSLAGLTEMGVPFVLALFGAGMVVGNIFGSRMADRDLLGTIKRCLIWSMVACAFFAIVAPYLWLACIAVFCVGTVVVIGPAVQIRLMDVAGKAQTMAAAMNHSAFNFANAAGAFLGGVAIDAGLGFASTGWVGVILSAAGLAMFYWMVIDAKRAQAASAAGR, encoded by the coding sequence TTGTCATCCCCTTTGTTATCGCCCGCTGTATCAAACGACGCTCCATCTCCCACTTTTTTTATCGCCCTTCTCGCCATGGGGCTGGGCAGCTTCGCGATTGGTGTGGGTGAGTTTATTTCTATGGGGTTGCTGCCGGAAATTTCTGCTTCGCTGGCGATCAGTATCCCGCAGGCGGGGCATTCCATTAGCGCCTATGCATTGGGGGTGGTAGTGGGTGCGCCGGTGCTGGCTGTGCTCAGTACTGGCCGGTCGCGCACGCGCATGTTGGTGGTGTTGATGGGTTTGTACGCCATCGCCAATATCGCCAGTGCTCTGGCACCGAATTATGAGGCTATGTTGCTGCTGCGTTTGCTGAGCGGGCTTCCTCACGGCACTTTTTTTGGTATCGCCTCGTTAGTCGCGGCATCGCTTGCACCCGCGCATATGCGCACCCGCGCGGTGGCCTATGTGATGCTGGGGTTGTCCATCGCGACGCTCGCGGGTGTGCCGATTGCTACTGCTCTTGGTCAGTGGCTGGGTTGGCGCTCGGCCTTTGTATTGGTGGGGTTGATTGCGCTGGCATCGGCCATTTGCATTATCAAATTTGTCCCTTACGAGGCCCCGCAGGAAGGCGGGCGTGTTTCCCATGAGTTGTCGATGTTCACCAACCGCCAGGTATGGATCACCTTGGGAATCGGTGCGATTGGTTTTGGTGGTTTGTTTTCGATTTTCTCCTACGTCAAACCGACGCTAATGAGCTTGGCGGGTTTGACCGAAATGGGCGTGCCTTTTGTACTCGCACTCTTTGGCGCAGGTATGGTGGTGGGCAATATTTTTGGCTCACGTATGGCCGACCGGGATTTACTCGGCACCATCAAGCGCTGCCTGATCTGGTCGATGGTGGCCTGCGCCTTCTTCGCGATTGTCGCCCCTTATTTGTGGTTGGCGTGTATCGCCGTATTTTGTGTGGGTACCGTAGTGGTGATTGGCCCTGCGGTGCAAATCCGCCTGATGGATGTGGCCGGAAAAGCGCAGACCATGGCCGCCGCCATGAACCACTCCGCGTTTAATTTTGCCAACGCCGCCGGTGCATTTTTGGGTGGTGTGGCGATTGATGCCGGTTTGGGCTTTGCCTCTACCGGTTGGGTGGGGGTGATACTCTCAGCCGCGGGTTTGGCGATGTTTTATTGGATGGTGATTGATGCCAAACGTGCACAGGCCGCATCAGCCGCTGGTCGATAA
- the tsaA gene encoding tRNA (N6-threonylcarbamoyladenosine(37)-N6)-methyltransferase TrmO, which produces MEFHFPAIGLVHSCFKEKFGIPRQPGLAPLARAQIELFPPYNEPSAFDGLEGCTHLWVQFVFHANKREEWKPKVKPPRLGGNKTLGVFATRSPTRPAPIGLSVVRFEGIIERDGKLLVQISGVDLLDGTPVLDIKPYVPYVDCVPEAKNTFAASMPALISVEIPDELRAFCVDYQRNTGTDLAGLITQILQQDPRPQYQQPEPERVYGMKLLDLDVRWQYRIDGDSHRICVTGLLSTSG; this is translated from the coding sequence ATGGAATTCCACTTTCCCGCCATCGGCCTTGTGCACTCCTGTTTCAAGGAGAAATTTGGTATTCCGCGCCAACCCGGCCTCGCACCACTTGCCCGTGCGCAGATTGAATTATTCCCTCCCTACAACGAGCCAAGTGCGTTTGACGGTCTGGAAGGCTGCACACACTTGTGGGTTCAGTTTGTATTTCATGCAAATAAACGGGAGGAGTGGAAACCCAAAGTAAAACCGCCGCGCCTGGGCGGCAACAAGACACTTGGGGTATTTGCGACCCGCTCGCCAACCCGCCCAGCCCCGATTGGCTTATCGGTCGTGCGCTTTGAAGGGATTATTGAACGCGATGGCAAACTGCTGGTGCAGATCAGTGGCGTAGATTTACTGGATGGCACACCGGTGCTGGATATCAAACCCTATGTGCCCTATGTGGATTGCGTGCCCGAGGCAAAAAATACCTTTGCCGCCAGTATGCCCGCATTGATCAGCGTGGAGATCCCCGATGAATTACGTGCATTTTGCGTGGATTACCAGCGCAACACTGGTACTGATCTGGCGGGACTTATCACCCAGATACTGCAGCAAGACCCGCGCCCGCAGTACCAGCAACCGGAACCGGAGCGCGTGTATGGCATGAAACTACTGGATTTGGATGTGCGCTGGCAGTACCGGATTGACGGCGATAGTCACCGCATTTGCGTGACGGGGCTTTTATCGACCAGCGGCTGA
- a CDS encoding choice-of-anchor A family protein gives MRFYSKFLTIAGAASFSVMASATPLNDYNLILFGDLNVSGGSGHIEGKAFIGGNVVNASVFAQKEPDNSTADTVKVVGNFKSNSGTHIDAGYLAYEGTFSGPANICNGTDMGQSGCLKKVTDGSLSAEKVDLFNVLQAESDYYKGLASSDNTALIGDMNNKKFSYTGGATDLVVFNITADQLTGPQWSLDMDFATALNVVINVSGTSFNAGTTKNGTNSFRNNFNNVLWNFYEATTLNFGDSWYGSILALNATIKTNSNLDGAIAAKSYAGNGEIHKGSWDYTPPTVEVPEPSLLGLMMAGLGLLGLGRLRRRR, from the coding sequence ATGCGTTTTTATTCCAAATTCCTGACGATTGCCGGTGCTGCTTCCTTCTCGGTGATGGCGTCAGCCACCCCGTTGAATGATTACAACCTGATTTTATTCGGCGATTTGAATGTATCTGGCGGTAGCGGCCATATCGAAGGCAAAGCCTTTATTGGTGGCAATGTCGTCAACGCGTCGGTATTTGCGCAGAAAGAGCCGGATAACTCTACTGCTGATACTGTGAAAGTTGTCGGCAACTTCAAGAGCAATAGCGGTACGCATATTGATGCTGGTTATCTTGCTTACGAAGGTACTTTTTCCGGGCCTGCCAATATTTGCAACGGCACGGACATGGGGCAAAGTGGCTGCCTTAAGAAAGTGACCGACGGCTCTTTAAGTGCAGAAAAAGTTGATTTGTTCAACGTGCTGCAGGCGGAATCTGACTATTACAAAGGCTTGGCCAGCTCGGACAATACCGCGTTAATCGGTGACATGAACAATAAAAAGTTCAGCTATACCGGTGGCGCAACTGACCTGGTCGTTTTCAATATCACCGCAGACCAGCTGACCGGACCCCAATGGAGTCTGGATATGGATTTTGCCACCGCCCTGAATGTTGTGATCAATGTATCGGGCACCAGTTTTAATGCGGGCACTACCAAAAATGGTACTAACAGTTTCCGCAACAACTTCAATAATGTGTTGTGGAATTTTTACGAGGCGACCACATTGAATTTTGGCGATTCTTGGTATGGCTCCATTCTTGCGTTAAACGCCACTATTAAAACCAACTCCAATCTGGATGGCGCTATTGCTGCCAAGTCCTATGCGGGTAATGGCGAAATTCATAAAGGCAGCTGGGATTACACCCCGCCAACCGTCGAAGTACCTGAGCCGTCGCTGCTGGGGTTAATGATGGCCGGATTGGGCTTGTTGGGTCTTGGCCGTTTGCGCCGCCGTCGCTAA
- a CDS encoding metallophosphoesterase, producing MKKYCCFVVSTLFIFITGCAPEPPQQIQSTNNQNTAALQIAFMPDIHFHDIYADFSGDHFSGLPTTTPYGTQHASIRSMRAQLHSTRLFNENYFALLAALDDIAQRNIKYVALPGDFSDDGQPAHLRGLKSILDQYHRQYGIEFFAAPGNHDPTRPFSHPAGKEDYLGIDGKEQPIFSKQHPLCTQQMSIQEMPIQEIPMQKKHRHEAQRHPVVCSDEVQELGYHAIMDLLGEHGFYPKAGYRYFETPYSAQKNHYDLATATREAKFENRHYEICHQGTGGVYKQANYSDCYHLPDSSYLVEPVDGLWLLAIDANVYQPEMGSNGNAQDPDNFMGSSDAGYNKVISHKTHLLEWITDVVARAQAQGKTLIAFSHFPMLEFYDGAGGDIAQLMGEQKFQLNRNPSTNTSKALADTGLKIHVAGHMHINDTGVYRGENGNVLFNIQAPSLAAYIPAYKILTIKQNQQVEVETVALKEVPRFDELFAHYRAEWNYLQSINAPDIWDNKILQAKNYHQFTEWHLRELARLRFLPQEWPADIRALLMQLNGMQLLTLSQLKTDISLAQLTAAINDQDSDEAVRQAWQLATKQAEIVAQKNGLTLASFADWTDSDLSVDFYRLWSADQLALQDISAQRFAHYQLLAQQFLLSENNHSTTNNTVENPLPLYQQRLGKLINILVKFSGDAPSDHFLLQLDTGEITSLSSATEPSTVIASTAIPSPPSHDTEQAMP from the coding sequence ATGAAAAAATATTGCTGTTTTGTTGTATCCACTCTGTTTATTTTCATCACCGGATGCGCGCCGGAACCACCTCAACAAATACAATCTACCAACAACCAAAACACTGCTGCGCTACAAATTGCGTTTATGCCGGACATTCATTTCCACGATATCTATGCCGATTTCAGTGGCGATCATTTTTCCGGTTTGCCCACAACAACGCCTTACGGCACGCAACACGCGAGCATTCGCTCAATGCGCGCACAATTGCACTCCACCCGTTTATTCAATGAAAATTATTTTGCGCTGCTCGCCGCGCTTGATGACATTGCCCAACGCAACATTAAATACGTTGCCCTGCCCGGCGATTTTAGTGATGACGGCCAACCGGCACATTTACGCGGATTAAAATCCATTCTGGATCAATACCACCGCCAATACGGTATTGAATTTTTTGCCGCACCGGGCAATCACGATCCAACGCGGCCGTTTTCACATCCGGCAGGAAAAGAGGACTACTTAGGTATAGACGGAAAAGAACAGCCGATTTTTAGCAAGCAACACCCGCTGTGCACACAACAAATGTCCATTCAAGAAATGCCAATACAAGAAATCCCAATGCAAAAAAAACACCGTCATGAAGCGCAGCGGCATCCCGTAGTGTGCTCGGATGAGGTGCAGGAATTGGGTTATCACGCCATTATGGATTTGCTGGGCGAACACGGTTTTTACCCCAAGGCGGGTTATCGCTATTTTGAAACACCTTACAGCGCCCAAAAAAATCACTACGATCTTGCAACTGCTACACGCGAAGCAAAATTTGAAAACCGGCACTATGAAATTTGTCATCAAGGTACTGGCGGAGTGTACAAACAAGCGAACTACAGCGATTGTTATCACCTTCCCGACAGTAGTTATCTGGTAGAGCCCGTCGATGGTTTATGGTTGCTGGCAATTGATGCCAATGTTTACCAACCTGAAATGGGCAGCAACGGCAACGCGCAAGATCCTGATAATTTTATGGGGTCAAGCGATGCGGGCTACAACAAAGTTATTTCCCACAAAACCCATTTATTGGAATGGATAACCGATGTTGTCGCACGCGCGCAAGCGCAAGGAAAAACCCTGATTGCATTTTCCCATTTTCCGATGCTGGAATTTTATGACGGCGCAGGCGGTGATATTGCGCAGTTGATGGGCGAACAAAAATTTCAGCTCAACCGAAACCCGAGCACCAACACCAGCAAAGCCTTGGCCGATACCGGACTGAAAATTCATGTTGCTGGACATATGCATATTAATGACACAGGTGTGTATCGCGGTGAAAACGGCAATGTGTTATTCAATATTCAAGCACCTTCACTTGCCGCTTATATTCCTGCTTATAAAATATTGACCATTAAACAGAACCAACAAGTTGAAGTGGAAACGGTTGCCTTAAAAGAAGTACCGCGTTTTGATGAATTGTTTGCGCACTACCGTGCGGAATGGAATTATTTGCAATCGATCAATGCGCCCGACATTTGGGACAACAAAATCCTGCAAGCAAAAAATTATCACCAATTTACCGAATGGCATTTACGCGAACTGGCACGCTTGCGTTTTTTGCCACAGGAGTGGCCTGCGGATATACGCGCGTTATTGATGCAATTAAATGGAATGCAACTGTTAACTCTCTCGCAATTAAAAACTGATATTAGTCTTGCGCAGTTAACAGCCGCAATAAATGATCAGGATAGCGATGAAGCCGTTAGGCAAGCTTGGCAGCTGGCAACCAAACAGGCAGAGATTGTTGCCCAAAAAAACGGTTTGACGCTTGCCAGTTTTGCCGACTGGACAGACAGTGATTTAAGCGTGGACTTTTATCGCTTATGGAGTGCAGATCAACTCGCACTGCAAGACATTAGTGCGCAACGATTCGCGCACTACCAACTACTCGCACAGCAATTTTTGTTATCGGAAAACAATCATTCTACAACCAACAATACAGTTGAAAACCCATTGCCTCTTTATCAGCAGCGCTTGGGGAAACTGATCAATATTCTGGTGAAATTTTCTGGCGATGCGCCGAGCGATCATTTTTTATTGCAGCTGGATACGGGCGAAATTACATCGCTTTCATCTGCAACCGAGCCATCTACAGTCATTGCATCAACAGCCATTCCATCGCCCCCATCGCATGATACAGAACAGGCGATGCCATAA
- a CDS encoding TonB-dependent receptor yields the protein MRTHKNIAIHSGRNPLSEAVSRIVFGAALAALSLQGMAQGADQLEEIVVTGSYAKSLEKAIDIKRNAIGFSDSIVATDIADFPEQNLAEALQRMPGVTIERNKGLGSKVNVRSLPSEFTHVSINNLSTASGSGGRDVEFDIFASEIIQSVTVKKSPTAIDEEGGIAGSVLISTARPFDYSDAKLVVSAEGAHNSISEEIDPKISMLASNTFGDFGALVSFSMAERTNRTDSNSGINFRPLSRWTEKTGSSKWQADQTIAVLERDTGVKISDPFNKEETNRVVFHDKIGDRAYLNEQDKWGATAAFQYQPSSTFSLTFDAMLGGYDNTEDEYDAAAYTASSISALETVHAYDNTTLAKHGIVVLTDVSYAATQHEFLSKENVHETDFTQYSFDMEWEIGGWLIDGLVGYSGAEKISDTSNLKHVAFAPSRSRYTNNGGETLLSANPKSIDMYNSPEKYLFDSYEVNLEAIQDDKYAAQLDFTKPLELDFFSALNQVQFGARYTDKSKERERGTNTVRGPKAGDNSWRNVRTLQDSELTPVSDLVPGGKYLSQSSNSPQWSQVSNGYARDTFRYDGFNVEFADSEYYRVDEEVVSLYAMADFKFDVAAMPVMVNTGVRAVDTSVLSFGYHQIQNANGSTGYTPTPISKEGNYNDVLPSLNMNMELREGLMLRAAASQTLMRPALGDIAYKRTVSLNDFKYRDGNPDLKPTYADQWELGLEWYVGDNALFAASYFEKKIEGVVRESLTGVVKDVTKYNANGTIDGVYDFEIYQKVNAEGDYDVSGVELIAQFPLTMLHESLDGFGINANYTALDNSLTGESDLDIPAPPEGLADETYNLTFYYENDLFDARISYNYKDKYVEYIASDMYPVYRDAYGQTDISLGYQVTDAIKVVLEGINMTDEETSAYTIDPSFPSMYEFSGRRISLGVRADF from the coding sequence GTGAGAACTCATAAAAACATCGCAATCCATTCAGGCAGAAACCCATTAAGTGAAGCCGTTTCCCGCATAGTGTTTGGTGCTGCATTGGCAGCGCTATCACTGCAAGGTATGGCTCAGGGTGCTGACCAGCTTGAAGAGATTGTCGTCACCGGCAGCTACGCCAAGAGTCTGGAAAAAGCGATTGATATTAAACGTAATGCGATTGGCTTTTCTGATTCTATTGTCGCCACCGATATTGCCGATTTCCCCGAACAAAACCTTGCTGAAGCCTTGCAACGTATGCCCGGTGTGACCATTGAGCGCAATAAAGGTTTGGGTAGCAAAGTGAATGTGCGCAGCCTGCCCAGTGAATTCACCCATGTTTCCATCAATAATCTTTCTACTGCATCAGGCAGTGGTGGGCGCGATGTTGAGTTCGATATTTTTGCATCAGAAATTATTCAAAGTGTGACGGTTAAAAAATCCCCTACCGCTATCGACGAAGAAGGCGGAATTGCGGGTTCAGTGCTGATCTCAACAGCGCGCCCCTTTGATTACAGCGATGCAAAATTGGTTGTGTCAGCCGAAGGTGCACACAATTCTATTTCGGAAGAAATTGATCCAAAAATTTCTATGTTGGCGAGTAATACCTTTGGTGACTTTGGCGCGTTGGTATCGTTTTCGATGGCGGAGCGCACTAACAGAACCGATTCCAATTCCGGTATTAATTTTCGCCCGCTATCGCGCTGGACTGAAAAAACCGGTTCATCAAAATGGCAAGCCGACCAAACCATCGCCGTGCTTGAACGCGACACCGGCGTAAAAATCAGTGATCCTTTTAACAAGGAAGAAACCAATCGCGTTGTGTTCCATGACAAGATCGGCGATCGCGCTTATTTGAATGAGCAGGACAAGTGGGGTGCAACTGCCGCTTTCCAATATCAACCGAGCAGCACTTTTAGCCTCACCTTTGATGCCATGCTCGGCGGCTACGACAACACCGAAGATGAATACGATGCGGCGGCCTACACAGCTTCGAGCATTAGCGCATTGGAAACTGTTCACGCTTACGACAACACAACGCTCGCCAAACACGGCATTGTGGTATTAACCGATGTTTCCTACGCGGCGACACAACACGAATTCTTGAGCAAAGAAAACGTGCACGAAACTGATTTTACCCAGTACAGCTTTGACATGGAGTGGGAAATTGGCGGGTGGTTAATTGACGGGCTTGTCGGTTATTCGGGTGCAGAAAAAATCTCGGACACCAGCAATTTAAAACACGTGGCATTTGCACCTTCACGCAGCCGTTACACCAATAATGGTGGTGAGACGCTGTTGAGTGCCAATCCAAAAAGCATTGATATGTACAATTCGCCGGAAAAATATTTATTCGATTCCTACGAAGTGAACCTCGAAGCCATTCAGGATGATAAATATGCAGCACAATTGGATTTCACTAAACCCTTGGAATTGGATTTCTTTAGTGCATTGAATCAAGTGCAATTTGGTGCGCGCTATACCGATAAATCCAAAGAGCGCGAGCGCGGAACCAATACCGTGCGCGGGCCCAAAGCCGGTGACAATTCATGGCGCAATGTGCGCACCTTGCAAGACAGCGAGTTGACGCCGGTTTCTGATTTGGTTCCCGGTGGAAAATACTTGTCGCAATCATCCAACAGCCCGCAGTGGTCGCAAGTATCCAACGGTTATGCGCGCGATACTTTCCGCTACGACGGTTTCAACGTGGAATTTGCCGATAGCGAATATTATCGCGTTGATGAAGAAGTCGTGAGCCTCTATGCCATGGCCGATTTCAAATTTGATGTGGCGGCCATGCCGGTGATGGTCAATACCGGTGTGCGCGCAGTAGATACTTCAGTGCTGTCGTTTGGTTATCACCAAATCCAGAATGCAAACGGCTCTACCGGTTATACGCCAACACCCATTTCCAAAGAAGGCAATTACAACGATGTACTGCCAAGCCTCAACATGAATATGGAATTGCGTGAAGGTTTGATGTTGCGCGCTGCGGCATCGCAAACGTTAATGCGCCCGGCACTGGGCGATATTGCGTACAAACGCACCGTGAGCTTGAATGATTTTAAATATCGCGATGGCAACCCGGATTTGAAACCTACCTATGCTGACCAATGGGAACTGGGTCTGGAATGGTATGTGGGCGATAACGCACTCTTCGCTGCATCGTATTTTGAGAAAAAAATTGAAGGCGTAGTGCGTGAGTCACTCACCGGCGTTGTAAAAGATGTTACTAAATACAACGCTAACGGCACTATTGATGGCGTGTACGATTTTGAAATTTATCAAAAGGTAAATGCGGAAGGCGATTACGATGTGTCGGGTGTGGAATTGATTGCACAATTTCCGCTGACGATGCTGCATGAATCACTGGACGGTTTTGGTATCAACGCCAACTACACCGCGCTGGATAATTCACTCACCGGTGAATCGGATTTGGATATTCCGGCACCGCCGGAAGGTTTGGCAGATGAAACTTACAACCTGACGTTCTATTACGAAAATGATTTGTTTGATGCGCGCATTTCTTACAACTACAAAGACAAGTATGTTGAATATATCGCGAGCGATATGTATCCGGTCTACCGCGATGCTTACGGCCAAACGGATATTTCGCTTGGATACCAGGTGACCGATGCGATCAAAGTGGTGCTTGAAGGTATTAACATGACCGACGAAGAAACCAGCGCTTACACCATTGATCCGTCATTCCCATCGATGTACGAATTTTCTGGCCGCCGCATTAGTCTGGGCGTGCGCGCTGATTTCTAA
- the rpiA gene encoding ribose-5-phosphate isomerase RpiA, whose translation MTQDQLKQAVARAAIEYIKPKLFNDSIIGVGTGSTANFFIDYLGEIKSLFAGAVASSDASAERLKKLGIDVLDCNSVSELVVYVDGADESNAYLHLIKGGGAALTREKIVRAVSKEFVCIADGSKWVDVLGKFPLPVEVIPMARSYVARELVKLGGTPVYREGVVTDNGNVILDVHNLQIIDPVGLENRINQITGVVTNGLFAAKGADVLLLGTAEGVKTLYPR comes from the coding sequence ATGACTCAAGACCAACTCAAGCAAGCTGTCGCGCGCGCCGCGATTGAATACATCAAACCCAAATTATTCAACGACTCCATTATTGGTGTCGGCACGGGTTCTACTGCCAATTTTTTTATCGATTATCTGGGCGAGATCAAATCCCTGTTTGCCGGTGCTGTCGCAAGCTCTGATGCCTCCGCCGAGCGTTTGAAAAAACTCGGTATCGATGTGCTCGACTGCAATTCGGTGAGCGAACTGGTGGTGTATGTTGATGGTGCGGATGAAAGCAACGCCTACCTGCACTTGATCAAAGGCGGCGGTGCGGCCTTGACGCGCGAAAAAATCGTGCGCGCGGTATCGAAAGAATTTGTGTGTATCGCCGATGGCAGCAAATGGGTCGATGTGCTGGGCAAGTTCCCGCTACCGGTTGAGGTGATCCCCATGGCGCGCTCTTATGTCGCACGCGAACTGGTCAAACTGGGTGGCACGCCGGTGTACCGCGAAGGCGTGGTCACCGACAACGGCAATGTGATCCTTGATGTCCACAACTTACAGATTATCGATCCGGTGGGATTGGAAAACCGCATCAACCAGATTACCGGCGTAGTGACCAACGGTTTGTTCGCCGCCAAAGGTGCCGATGTGCTTTTGTTGGGTACTGCCGAAGGGGTAAAGACCCTGTATCCACGCTAG